The genomic region GTTTTGGAGCTCCTTGGTAAAGTAAATTGGAGGAAAAAGAATTCCCTTCCCGGACAACAACTTGGTAATAGCAATTAAAACCGCACCGCACCCTACCCCATGAAAATCGGTGCAACCCTTTTAAAGTACTTCTCAATATGCCCCTACCCCCACAACTAAGTTGCGTTTTTTTGCTTCTTTAGCCTCTGGCTCTGCCACTTCTTCTTTTCAATCTCTTTTGTCTCcaaaatttcaagttttttttttttttttaaggattTTTTGCTGCCTCGAATTTTCACAAATTCCGTGAAAACTTTTGGGGGCATAAAATTAAAATGCCGGTAGCATTATGGGGGGAGAATATGGGATTAGTATGAAATTCATTAGAAATTCGATTCAAGGTAAAAACAACCGTATGAAATTGGATTATCGGAAACCGGTGGAAGAATATATGGATTCCGTCGTTGCATTTGGATGTCGATTCCGATTTCGATTCCGATCGGTAATCGATTCGTATTCAATAGCTTCTGAGGCATTCTCTGAAAAACAACAACAGATTCTCTCCTCCTCCTCGTCTTTGCTTCCGATCAGGGTCAATTTTGACCTATAACAGCCTTTTCGGCTTTTTTCCCCCTCATAATTTgtctttttttttcccctttttttgtgTATTTTGGCTGTTTTTTGTTGGAATTTTCGATCGGGTTTTATAGTTGTGGCGTCGGTTAGTTCTTTCTGCACATAAAAAAATGGAGGCGGCTGATGGTTGTGATTTTGCTGAGAAAGATCCGTTGGGTCGATACGTTCGGGTATATTTTTCGGTAcctttttatatatgtatattgttgTTTCTCTCTTGCATTGTTTATGGTTTACTTATCTGTTTGGTTGCCAAGTTGGAGCAAAGCAATTTGACATAAATTTTCGAATTCTGAAGGAAAAGTTGGAACTTTTACAGAATAATCAACTAGTTGCTTATTGTTTAAACCTGTCAATATAATTTTTTGTATAGGCAGTCCAAGGTACTTTTTTTCCCACATATTTTCTTAGCAACCAAACAGCGTAAAGTTTGAGTAATGCAATCCATTGGCCTGAATTTAACCAAATTTGATTGTCCTCGAACTTCTATATTATTAAGTTTGCAAATTTCTCATCTTTGGTCATTTTAGAGCTGTTCTAAGTGTTTTTTTTGTTACAAGGTGAAATAATTACTTTTATTGCTTTCATTTTAATGAACATGAcaaaatttgattataagaaatgcCTTTAACAAAATTAAGCTTAAAATGTGTATCCTTAAATCCTTATATTATTCTCAAGTATTTTGCTTTATTCGAAGTTGCTTCATTGGTTTGCTCTTTTGGATTTAGTGATATAATCTTTATGGTTTTTGTTTTTATTCCTTCAGTATGATGAGATCCTGGGGAAGGGAGCATTCAAGACTGTGTATGGTTTCAAGGCATATCTTCTCTAAATTTGGTTAACTTGTATAGGCATATGGTTTTGATTGATGGTTCCATTTTGGCTGCTACATTGTCTCTTTTGTAGTTTCAAGGGATTTGACGAAGCTGATGGAATAGAGGTTGCGTGGAACCAAGTCAATATCGAAGATGTATTGCAGACATCTGAACAGCTGGAAAGATTATATTCGGAGGTTCACCTTTTGAAgtcattgaaacatgaaaatatTATGAAGTTCTACAATTCCTGGGTGGATGATAAGAACAATTCCATCTACATGATAACAGAGTTGTTTACTTCTGGAAGTTTGAGGCAGTAAGTTCCATGAACTTCTTTTCTGCTTGGCTTTGTCGTTCATTTATGGTATTTTGGAATTTACTTTCTCCTTTTAGATACCGTAAGAAGCATAAAAATGTTGATTTGAAAGCCATCAAGAACTGGTCACGGCAGATCCTTAGAGGTTTACACTATCTGCATAGTCACAATCCTCCAATCATTCACAGAGATTTAAAATGTGATAATATATTTGTAAATGGAAACAATGGAGAAGTCAAGATCGGAGATCTCGGGTTGGCAACCGTCATGGAGCAACCCACTGCTCAAAGTGTAATTGGTACTTCATTTTCACAAAAATAAGTAATGCTGTGGCTTCAGCTAATCCATTTCAGTTGAAATTTGTAATGCTTTGTTCTTTGGTGTAGGAACACCTGAATTCATGGCTCCAGAGCTTTATGATGAGGAGTATAATGAGCTTGTCGACATTTATTCTATGCTGTGGCTTCAGCTAATCCATTTCAGTTGAAATTTGTAATGCTTTGTTCTTTGGTGTAGGAACACCTGAATTCATGGCTCCAGAGCTTTATGATGAGGAGTATAATGAGCTTGTCGACATTTATTCTTTTGGTATGTGCATGTTGGAGATGGTTACTTGTGAATATCCATATAATGAAAGCAAAAATCCTGCACAAATATATAAGAAAGTTTCCTCTGTAAGTTGACAACTCTCTCCAATATTTAATTTCTTCCAGTATTCCTGTTTAAGCTCTCTCTAACTCTTTTCCCTGCAGGGTATTAAACCTGCTTCCCTTGGCAAAGTGAATGATCCCCAAGTTAAGCAGTTTATTGAGAAATGTCTTCTTCCAGCATCTATTAGATTGCCAGCTGCGGAGCTCTTGAAAGATCCATTCCTTTTGGCTGAAACCGCCAAGGAAGTTCGCGGTGGTCCACTGCAGTTACCAAATGTTATGCCCCAATTAGTAAATTTGATCCAGTCTGAACCTCATCCAATGGACATAGATCCTAACTGCAAAAAGCTTACGAAAAGCATCAATACAGCTCCTCGGTCCTCAACTCTTGAGCTACAATGTTTCACAGAGAATAACGAATTCAGGTTAAAAGGGGAGAAAAATGACGATAATACAATTTCATTGACCTTGCGTATTGCCGATCGATATGGTAAGTGAATATTCTGCTATAGAAAAAGTCTTACTCTTTATGTTCAAAGAACGACTTATGCACCGTGTATCTTTTAACAGGTCGAGCAAGGAATATCCATTTTTCATTTTATCTAGGTTCCGATACTGCTATTTCAATCACTGAGGAGATGGTCGAACAACTTGATTTGTCAAATGAAGATATAATAGCCATTGCAGAGTTGATTGACAGCATGATCTTGGAGCTTGTACCCTACTGGAAACCTTCATCTGGAAGCCTTAGTGATGTCACTATTAAAACAGTCAGCGAGCAAGGAGTTTTCTCAGAGTTGGCTGTTGTGAAATGTCGAGACACCCAAGAATCTCTCAGTTCCGATATATCAACCGAATGTGACGGAGTGGTAGCTTCAGATGGAAGTAATAACAAGCTAATGGGATCTTCTGGTTACGGTAATGGTGAGTACCATACTGATTCAAGAACATATGATTTTGGTTTAAATATTGGATGTGTTTATAATCATCTTGGACATAAAGAAGCGAGCGACGAGGAAAACCATTGCGAATCTTTTGTGATAAATGACTCTATAAATTACTCCGATACATCCTACTTAATGGATTCATGTTCATTTGCATCACAAGATATGAGCTTGTCAAGCATTTGTTCTATGTCAGTGGAAGACAAGGATAAGTTTGAGGAGCTGGAGTTTGAGCTTGATGCCATTAATTTACAGTATCAGCAGTGTTTCCAAGAGCTCATGAGGTTGAAAAATGCAGCAATGGAGAACGCCAAAAAGAGGTGGATAACAAAGAAGAAAGTATCTGTTATGTGATGTGCAGTTTCCCTCTTCCCCTTTagtagtttttcttttttttcttttttcaaatatAGAAACTCTTTTGTTGAcagatttcattttttttttaatgtttctaAATATTGGATTTATGTTTGGATTTGAGTCCATTTAAACTTTGAGACTCTAAATTTCAATCTCAATCTTTAAATCCTTTtaaatatagaaattaaaatgataaaaaaattctgGTATTATATTTGTAGTATAACTAAATTGTCAAACTCCATAACCAAATAGCTTGTTGATAGAGTAAATGCACGTGGGTTTTAAGCTCTAAAGGTCAAAATTTTGTAAGCTTTAAGCTTAATATCATCAACGTCCCGTAGACCGGACCAAAGGGCAACTTGTGTTACTAACATAAAGATATCCCAGAAATTGTGCCTTTGATTTGGCCAAGGCATTTGATGCCCATATAAACATTAATATTTAAGCAAACTCGAATCTCCATTTGGCATATATATCTAAATCTGATAAGGCATCTTATGATAATATACTAAGCTGTTCCATAATTTAAAACAAACTACGACTATATTGTCAACTCTCTATTTTATTCCATCTCATGCTTACAAGAAAAAGTGGAAAGGGGGATGAAGTTTTCATATGACAACCTAAAATAACATAAAGTTAATGTTTTCACAAGCAACTTTCTCAAGTTCTCCCATTCAGTTTGCTGGTATCCTTTTATCAAGGATATAAATGCAGCAAAATTTGTATGGAGGTAACCTTATCGTGAAGGGCAACTAGGTTTTTTTGCAATTCCAGCAACTATACAACCTTGGTCCAGCTCTAGCTATTTCATGTC from Gossypium arboreum isolate Shixiya-1 chromosome 1, ASM2569848v2, whole genome shotgun sequence harbors:
- the LOC108479617 gene encoding serine/threonine-protein kinase WNK8, producing the protein MEAADGCDFAEKDPLGRYVRYDEILGKGAFKTVFKGFDEADGIEVAWNQVNIEDVLQTSEQLERLYSEVHLLKSLKHENIMKFYNSWVDDKNNSIYMITELFTSGSLRQYRKKHKNVDLKAIKNWSRQILRGLHYLHSHNPPIIHRDLKCDNIFVNGNNGEVKIGDLGLATVMEQPTAQSVIGTPEFMAPELYDEEYNELVDIYSFGMCMLEMVTCEYPYNESKNPAQIYKKVSSGIKPASLGKVNDPQVKQFIEKCLLPASIRLPAAELLKDPFLLAETAKEVRGGPLQLPNVMPQLVNLIQSEPHPMDIDPNCKKLTKSINTAPRSSTLELQCFTENNEFRLKGEKNDDNTISLTLRIADRYGRARNIHFSFYLGSDTAISITEEMVEQLDLSNEDIIAIAELIDSMILELVPYWKPSSGSLSDVTIKTVSEQGVFSELAVVKCRDTQESLSSDISTECDGVVASDGSNNKLMGSSGYGNGEYHTDSRTYDFGLNIGCVYNHLGHKEASDEENHCESFVINDSINYSDTSYLMDSCSFASQDMSLSSICSMSVEDKDKFEELEFELDAINLQYQQCFQELMRLKNAAMENAKKRWITKKKVSVM